A single region of the Bos mutus isolate GX-2022 chromosome 17, NWIPB_WYAK_1.1, whole genome shotgun sequence genome encodes:
- the RHBDD3 gene encoding rhomboid domain-containing protein 3 isoform X1, giving the protein MTRKNHPRPYLSILSFRFPGEHTVPRPPLSTFSQVMHARGPPGLPTPALPLASSVLMLLMSTLWLLGAGPSLVLAPELLLDPRQAHRLLTHALGHTALPGLLLSLLLLPTLGWQQERHLGTLRFLHASSLLALASGLLAVLLAGLGVSGAAGGCGYMPVHLAMLAGQGSRPRRPRGALPPWLLPWLLLALTPLLSSEPPFLQLFCGLLAGLAYAAGAFRWLELSEQRLQALQEGVLCKALAGCWPLQLLPAPGGPAELPVAHPAGVRPPTPGPPRMASPSLWPLSEGSAPILPGLRPVQPLWEGSSEAGLAWSGPGFPPGTPLWAALDQQMLQEGIEASLLEGPAQGPESPLWLPKSSVSSLRLQQLERMGFPTEQAVVALAATGRVEGAVALLVGGEVGTEALVTQGREGPTHPEGPGPP; this is encoded by the exons ATGACCCGGAAGAATCATCCCCGTCCCTATCTTTCCATTCTGTCCTTCCGGTTTCCTGGAGAG CACACAGTCCCACGGCCACCTTTGAGCACCTTCAGCCAAGTTATGCATGCCAGAGGCCCCCCTGGCCTACCGACTCCGGCACTGCCTCTCGCTTCCTCTGTCCTGATGCTGCTAATGAGCACCCTGTGGCTGCTGGGGGCTGGCCCCAGCCTCGTCCTGGCCCCAGAGCTGCTGCTGGACCCTAGGCAGG CACACCGGCTGCTCACACATGCTCTGGGCCACACGGCCCTTCCCGGCCTGCTGCTCAGCCTGCTGCTCCTGCCCACACTGGGCTGGCAGCAGGAGCGCCACCTGGGCACGCTGCGGTTCCTACACGCCTCCAGCCTGCTCGCGCTGGCCTCCGGGCTGCTGGCCGTGCTGCTGGCAGGCCTCGGGGTGTCCGGTGCAGCCGGGGGCTGCGGGTACATGCCCGTCCACCTGGCCATGCTGGCGGGGCAGGGTTCTCGCCCTCGACGGCCCCGGGGGGCCCTGCCACCATGGCTCCTGCCGTGGCTGCTGCTCGCCCTGACACCACTGCTCAGCTCCGAGCCACCCTTCCTGCAGCTCTTCTGCGGCCTCCTCGCTGGCCTGGCCT ACGCTGCCGGGGCCTTCCGGTGGCTGGAGCTCTCGGAGCAGCGGCTGCAGGCGCTGCAGGAGGGTGTCCTGTGCAAAGCCCTGGCTGGATGCTGGCCGCTCCAGCTCCTTCCCGCCCCAGGCGGCCCAGCTGAGCTGCCCGTTGCCCATCCTGCCGGAGTGAG GCCCCCCACCCCTGGACCTCCCCGCATGGCCTCCCCTAGCCTCTGGCCCCTCAGTGAAGGCTCAGCCCCGATCCTGCCAGGCCTGAGGCCTGTGCAGCCGCTCTGGGAGGGCTCCTCAGAGGCCGGACTGGCCTGGTCTGGGCCCGGCTTCCCCCCGGGGACCCCGCTGTGGGCAGCCCTGGACCAGCAAATGCTGCAGGAGGGGATCGAGGCCTCGCTGCTTGAaggcccagcccagggccctgAGAGCCCACTCTGGCTGCCTAAGTCCTCCGTCTCCTCTCTGCG GCTGCAGCAGCTGGAGCGCATGGGCTTCCCCACGGAGCAGGCAGTGGTGGCTCTGGCAGCCACTGGCCGAGTGGAGGGGGCCGTTGCATTGCTGGTCGGCGGGGAGGTGGGCACTGAGGCGCTGGTGACTCAGGGGAGGGAAGGGCCCACCCACCCTGAGGGTCCTGGGCCCCCATAG
- the RHBDD3 gene encoding rhomboid domain-containing protein 3 isoform X2: MHARGPPGLPTPALPLASSVLMLLMSTLWLLGAGPSLVLAPELLLDPRQAHRLLTHALGHTALPGLLLSLLLLPTLGWQQERHLGTLRFLHASSLLALASGLLAVLLAGLGVSGAAGGCGYMPVHLAMLAGQGSRPRRPRGALPPWLLPWLLLALTPLLSSEPPFLQLFCGLLAGLAYAAGAFRWLELSEQRLQALQEGVLCKALAGCWPLQLLPAPGGPAELPVAHPAGVRPPTPGPPRMASPSLWPLSEGSAPILPGLRPVQPLWEGSSEAGLAWSGPGFPPGTPLWAALDQQMLQEGIEASLLEGPAQGPESPLWLPKSSVSSLRLQQLERMGFPTEQAVVALAATGRVEGAVALLVGGEVGTEALVTQGREGPTHPEGPGPP, from the exons ATGCATGCCAGAGGCCCCCCTGGCCTACCGACTCCGGCACTGCCTCTCGCTTCCTCTGTCCTGATGCTGCTAATGAGCACCCTGTGGCTGCTGGGGGCTGGCCCCAGCCTCGTCCTGGCCCCAGAGCTGCTGCTGGACCCTAGGCAGG CACACCGGCTGCTCACACATGCTCTGGGCCACACGGCCCTTCCCGGCCTGCTGCTCAGCCTGCTGCTCCTGCCCACACTGGGCTGGCAGCAGGAGCGCCACCTGGGCACGCTGCGGTTCCTACACGCCTCCAGCCTGCTCGCGCTGGCCTCCGGGCTGCTGGCCGTGCTGCTGGCAGGCCTCGGGGTGTCCGGTGCAGCCGGGGGCTGCGGGTACATGCCCGTCCACCTGGCCATGCTGGCGGGGCAGGGTTCTCGCCCTCGACGGCCCCGGGGGGCCCTGCCACCATGGCTCCTGCCGTGGCTGCTGCTCGCCCTGACACCACTGCTCAGCTCCGAGCCACCCTTCCTGCAGCTCTTCTGCGGCCTCCTCGCTGGCCTGGCCT ACGCTGCCGGGGCCTTCCGGTGGCTGGAGCTCTCGGAGCAGCGGCTGCAGGCGCTGCAGGAGGGTGTCCTGTGCAAAGCCCTGGCTGGATGCTGGCCGCTCCAGCTCCTTCCCGCCCCAGGCGGCCCAGCTGAGCTGCCCGTTGCCCATCCTGCCGGAGTGAG GCCCCCCACCCCTGGACCTCCCCGCATGGCCTCCCCTAGCCTCTGGCCCCTCAGTGAAGGCTCAGCCCCGATCCTGCCAGGCCTGAGGCCTGTGCAGCCGCTCTGGGAGGGCTCCTCAGAGGCCGGACTGGCCTGGTCTGGGCCCGGCTTCCCCCCGGGGACCCCGCTGTGGGCAGCCCTGGACCAGCAAATGCTGCAGGAGGGGATCGAGGCCTCGCTGCTTGAaggcccagcccagggccctgAGAGCCCACTCTGGCTGCCTAAGTCCTCCGTCTCCTCTCTGCG GCTGCAGCAGCTGGAGCGCATGGGCTTCCCCACGGAGCAGGCAGTGGTGGCTCTGGCAGCCACTGGCCGAGTGGAGGGGGCCGTTGCATTGCTGGTCGGCGGGGAGGTGGGCACTGAGGCGCTGGTGACTCAGGGGAGGGAAGGGCCCACCCACCCTGAGGGTCCTGGGCCCCCATAG